The Cardiocondyla obscurior isolate alpha-2009 unplaced genomic scaffold, Cobs3.1 scaffold50_0_238961, whole genome shotgun sequence genome has a segment encoding these proteins:
- the LOC139112767 gene encoding uncharacterized protein has translation MYRQILISESDRDYQRILWRSWPSDPICEFQLNTVTYGLTSASFLAIRTLRQLAKDEQVNYSCGAEILEKETYMDDILTGADTFFEAKEKLYQLIEIRSAGVQGQGDPLEWHPAEGHSILGLYWYPVTDSFTFKVYPTADTVSTKRQVFSETARLFDPLGWLAPIIVRAKILLQSFWPQKIDWDQFLSIKDQETWKTFRMKLRKIEEISLPHWIHTFLIDCTIELHGFSDASEKAYAAVVYIRVTTVKDNDFVSRIGLLQAKTKVAPLKIISLPRLELNAAALLVKLINNIKHIARFQIAKIHLWTDSTIALAWIQGHPSRWTTFVANRVTEIQETLPEAQWHHVPREENPADCASRGQSAVAFNNHPLWWKGPAWVQLTNHLLLRLVGNPSFQTKEETRPAKAHLGIQTPEESSSLLRFSNL, from the exons ATGTACCGCCAGATCCTTATATCCGAATCCGATCGAGATTATCAGCGAATACTCTGGCGTAGCTGGCCCTCCGATCCTATTTGTGAATTCCAACTTAATACAGTCACATACGGGCTTACATCGGCTTCCTTCTTGGCAATACGCACTTTGCGCCAGCTTGCCAAGGATGAACAGGTCAACTACTCTTGCGGAGCCGAGATTTTGGAAAAGGAAACCTATATGGACGACATCCTGACCGGCGCTGACACATTCTTTGAAGCCAAGGAAAAACTGTATCAACTAATTGAAATCCGCTCGGCGGGCG TCCAAGGACAGGGAGATCCGCTTGAATGGCACCCCGCAGAGGGCCATTCTATTCTGGGGTTGTACTGGTATCCTGTCACCGACTCATTTACTTTCAAGGTTTATCCAACAGCCGACACTGTATCTACTAAACGACAAGTATTTTCGGAAACCGCGCGACTCTTCGACCCCCTCGGGTGGCTAGCTCCGATCATCGTCCGCGCCAAAATTCTGCTGCAATCCTTCTGGCCTCAAAAAATCGACTGGgatcaatttttatcaataaaggACCAAGAAACCTGGAAAACTTTCCGCATGAaattgcgtaaaatagaagaaatttcGCTCCCGCATTGGATTCATACCTTTTTAATCGATTGCACAATCGAACTTCATGGATTTTCGGATGCTTCAGAAAAGGCATATGCTGCTGTGGTTTACATTCGGGTAACTACGGTCAAAGATAACGACTTCGTCTCCAGAATTGGGCTACTTCAGGCAAAAACAAAGGTAGCACCGTTGAAAATCATTTCTCTTCCACGCCTAGAACTAAATGCCGCCGCTTTGcttgtcaaattaattaataatattaaacacatCGCTAGATTTCAAATTGCGAAAATTCATTTATGGACCGATTCAACTATTGCCTTGGCCTGGATCCAGGGTCATCCATCTCGATGGACTACCTTTGTAGCCAACCGAGTTACAGAAATACAGGAAACACTTCCGGAGGCTCAATGGCATCACGTGCCAAGAGAAGAAAATCCAGCAGATTGTGCTTCTCGTGGTCAATCCGCCGTTGCATTCAACAATCACCCCCTGTGGTGGAAAGGACCGGCGTGGGTGCAACTTACAAACCACCTGCTGCTCAGGCTCGTTGGCAATCCTTCGTTCCAAACCAAAGAAGAAACACGACCTGCTAAAGCACATCTGGGGATTCAAACACCAGAAGAAAGTTCCAGCTTGCTTAGATTTTCCAATCTGTAG